In Temnothorax longispinosus isolate EJ_2023e chromosome 10, Tlon_JGU_v1, whole genome shotgun sequence, a single window of DNA contains:
- the LOC139821010 gene encoding uncharacterized protein isoform X1, with protein MADEEAGQSKRFYKNCHDEKYLKKIIRKNIRKNVKQNRVKYVHIKEICENTVTSVATVTLEQTSTKQLTKQLTNLQNTMEISNITNNSSFNVAQSVCQDSDSSLETFKDHFRCWAIGHHIAQNAMTDLLKIIKSDLKLNSLPSDARTIFKTENVGNKIINLPPGKYYQFGLKAKLLLKLIQNNEINSENFKIDEINISVNIDGLPLTKSSNSQFWPILVKIDELKMVEPFPIGVYHGEKKPHNCNIFLRRFVDEIKILQKDGLHVGNRILPVKISKILCDAPAKAFVLCVKNFNSYHGCTKCWAEGVFQKNRITFPELNSKLRTNEEFYSKSDEDYHKETSILCELKIYFITSVPLDYMHLVLLGIMKRLLGF; from the exons ATGGCAGATGAAGAAGCAGGTCAGTCAAAAAGG ttttataaaaattgtcatgatgagaaatatttaaaaaaaattatacgtaaaaatattcgaaaaaatgttaaacaaaataGAGTAAAATATGTTCACATAAAGGAAATATGTGAAAATACAGTTACTTCAGTTGCCACAGTAACTTTGGAACAAACATCGACGAAACAACTTACGAAACAACTTACGAATCTTCAAAATACAATGGAAATTAGTAACATAACAAATAACTCCTCATTCAATGTAGCTCAGTCTGTGTGTCAAGATTCTGATTCATCACTGGAGACATTTAAAGACCATTTTAGATGTTGGGCAATTGGGCATCATATTGCACAAAATGCTATgacagatttattaaaaataattaaatcagatttaaaattaaattcattaccttCTGATGCACGAACCATTTTTAAGACCGAAAATGTtggtaacaaaataataaatctaccTCCTGGGAAGTATTATCAGTTTGGATTAAAGGCAAAGTTattgttgaaattaattcaaaataatgaaattaattcagaaaattttaaaattgatgaGATTAATATATCAGTTAATATTGACGGACTTCCTCTTACAAAGAGCAGTAATAGCCAATTTTGGCctattttggtaaaaattgaTGAGTTGAAAATGGTGGAACCATTTCCGATAGGTGTTTATCATGGGGAAAAGAAACCTCataattgtaacatttttttacgtagGTTTGttgacgaaataaaaatattacaaaaagatgGTTTACATGTAGGTAATAGGATTCTACCagtaaaaattagtaaaattctTTGTGATGCTCCTGCAAAAGCATTTGTATTATGtgtaaaaaactttaattctTATCATGGCTGTACTAAATGTTGGGCCGAAGGAGTATTTCAAAAGAATAGAATAACTTTCCCAGAATTGAATTCCAAATTAAGAACGAACGAAGAATTCTATTCTAAATCTGATGAAGATTATCATAAAGAAACATCTATTTtatgtgaattaaaaatttattttattacaagtgTACCATTAGATTATATGCATTTGGTTTTATTAGGTATTATGAAACGCTTATTAGGATTTTAG
- the LOC139820877 gene encoding uncharacterized protein, which yields MSVVRYKGRLMKEKVLKKRLKALAAMSEAKKKKKSCQEDNHLCVGRRIVEVSELAKNLTCCYCEKDLSLKNVVNERRLGLNSILKVRCRDCSTFTDVATGKIHTSKDNSKHSDVNTKIVLGAVYAGVGCSGVNKILACMNIPSITPNLFKKYEREVGPAIEEAAKESCKQAAKEERRLIIENVEKLCQELPDEVAHEIYSNLIPLKPASKDANLYISMQESFTQSVLPPVISSENTFPLKNLCTPNYNNVDTNLDVNNFDAAIGNIINIIVSYDMGWSKRGNGRSYDSLNGYGAIIGFLTGKILDFRTRNRKCKLCDKGRERKDHDCRLNFYGSAKAMEADVGAELVNESTILKETGLNVRVLIGDEDSSTIAAVRRGNDETIFKLADNNHLKKHFSKDLYELQKTFKEMKKRDVIPHLKKCFNYAVAQNKGKSVELASTLRTIPDHVFGKHENCGAWCHRDSNDSTNTQKQTILLKDSKLYTALCAIFSKYADNSAKFSVAASSQANESLNNIMAHKAPKNRCYSLSESADFRWASAVCAKNDGQQYLPRVSAKLCISPGKHMESFAIMQDKQRARRAELAKLQSTKSRRNLMKKMRENLRKRTERIEGIQYLPNCGLEIDAGNSDSVDINNEVNKTNIAIDSCKIVYFDLETTGFENSADILQIAAKTEGRTFSVYIEPTQTVVSYASYVTGLKVINKDLFWRNVKVQTIPLKDALESFKEFLNISSKPSVLVAHNVQFDAKHLLQAIIRHSMINDFKSIISGFSDSEILLRKRFPDRKGKGQFKLSKLAEDLLPKKNNNNFHEALFDVEVLEELELEK from the exons ATGTCTGTTGTACGTTACAAAGGAagattaatgaaagaaaaagtattGAAGAAAAGACTTAAAGCTTTAGCGGCAATGTCTGaagcaaagaaaaagaaaaagtccTGTCAAGAAGACAATCATTTATGTGTTGGAAGACGTATTGTAGAAGTGTCCGAGCTTGCCAAAAATCTAACTTGCTGTTACTGTGAAAAAGATCTTTCACTTAAAAATGTAGTAAACGAAAGACGACTTggtttaaattcaattttaaaagtacGTTGTCGGGATTGTTCTACATTTACAGATGTTGCTACAGGAAAAATTCATACATCAAAAGATAACTCTAAACACAGTGATGTAAacacaaaaattgtattag GAGCTGTATACGCTGGAGTTGGGTGCTCGggtgtaaataaaatactggCTTGTATGAATATACCATCTATAACAccaaatttattcaaaaaatatgaacGAGAAGTTGGACCTGCAATAGAAGAAGCTGCTAAAGAGAGTTGCAAGCAGGCTGCAAAAGAGGAACGAcgattaattatagaaaatgttgAAAAGCTCTGTCAAGAACT GCCAGACGAAGTAGCTCACGAAATTTACTCTAACTTGATACCTTTAAAACCTGCATCCAAGGAtgcaaatctttatatttcaatGCAAGAGAGCTTTACGCAGTCCGTCCTACCACCAGTAATATCGTCAGAAAACACTTTTCCTCTAAAAAATCTTTGTACACCTAATTATAACAATGTAGATACTAATTTGgacgtaaataattttgacgCAGCGAtaggtaatattattaacataatcgTCTCTTATGACATGGGCTGGAGTAAGCGTGGGAACGGAAGAAGCTATGATAGTCTAAATGGTTATGGTGCCATAATTGGTTTTTTGACTGGAAAAATTCTAGACTTTAGAACACGGAAtcgaaaatgtaaattatgcgATAAGGGCCGAGAAAGAAAAGACCATGATTgccgattaaatttttatggaaGTGCTAAAGCTATGGAAGCTGATGTAGGTGCTGAGCTTGTAAATGAAAGCactattttaaaagaaacagGTCTAAACGTTCGAGTGTTGATCGGCGACGAGGATAGTTCTACAATCGCAGCCGTTCGTCGTGGAAATGACGAAACAATATTCAAGTTAGCCGATAATAATCAtcttaaaaaacatttttcaaaagatttaTACGAACTGCagaaaacatttaaagaaatgaaaaaacgTGATGTAATTCCtcatttgaaaaaatgttttaactaTGCTGTAGCACAAAACAAAGGAAAAAGTGTAGAATTAGCCAGTACTTTACGTACAATCCCTGATCATGTATTTGGCAAACATGAAAACTGCGGCGCATGGTGTCACCGCGATTCCAATGACAGTACTAATACTCAAAAACAGACGATACTATTGAAAGattctaaattatatacagCATTATGtgctattttttcaaaatatgctGATAACTCAGCAAAATTCTCAGTTGCTGCTAGCAGTCAAGCGAACGAAAGTTTGAATAACATTATGGCACATAAAGCTCCAAAGAATAGATGTTATAGTTTGAGTGAATCAGCTGATTTTCGTTGGGCGAGTGCTGTTTGCGCCAAAAACGATGGACAACAATATTTGCCTCGTGTTTCAGCTAAATTATGTATTTCGCCCGGTAAACATATGGAATCTTTTGCTATAATGCAAGATAAACAAAGAGCACGAAGAGCTGAGTTAGCAAAATTACAAAGTACAAAAAGTCGTcgtaatttaatgaaaaaaatgcgaGAAAATTTAAGGAAAAGAACAGAAAGAATTGAAGGAATACAATACCTGCCAAACTGTGGTCTTGAAATAGATGCTGGAAATTCAGACAGTGTAGATATCAATAATGAAGTAAACAAGACAAATATAGCAATCGATTCCTGTAAAATAGTTTACTTTGATTTAGAGACTACCGGTTTTGAGAACTCTGcggatattttacaaattgctGCAAAAACAGAAGGTCGCACGTTTTCAGTATACATTGAACCTACACAAACTGTGGTATCTTATGCTTCTTATGTGACTGgcttaaaagttataaataaagatcttTTTTGGCGTAATGTAAAGGTACAAACAATTCCATTAAAAGATGCTCTTGaaagttttaaagaatttcttaatatttcatcTAAACCGTCAGTCTTAGTTGCTCATAATGTTCAATTCGATGCTAAACACTTGCTTCAAGCAATAATACGTCATTCCATGATAAACGATTTTAAATCTATCATTAGTGGATTTTCCGATTCTGAAATTTTGCTACGGAAACGATTTCCTGATCGAAAAGGAAAAGGACAGTTCAAATTATCAAAGCTAGCTGAAGATTTGCTtccaaaaaagaataataataactttcatGAAGCATTGTTTGACGTAGAAGTGCTAGAAGAACTT gaGCTCGAAAAGTAG